A section of the Fusarium falciforme chromosome 8, complete sequence genome encodes:
- a CDS encoding Conserved oligomeric Golgi complex subunit 1 — protein MADLDPSKLTSTSQIFSTNHTLPQIRAIHKSLHVAIEEKSTRLRTQVGSSYRELLGTADTIVHMRDDNDVVQELLGKMGGRCGRAIIGAKATGLSKFVARENNSEASIAARLRLLDACVLVVGRILKGGGGFGDNVKKGDRLVLSTKVLVLSRLLIKNLSEDATDASSLRAIETAKASISKLRRRLLRNVEKVFERAGDETEREDVQKALCAYSLATSSGARDVLRHFLHVRGEAMALSFQVEESNRKRSADDVIQSLKLYSRTLLDVQALVPGRLSLALAGLKNNPLLADPSLKRLEGLRLDVYERWCGEEIQYFTPYIRHDDLDGSHARDMLSAWSEKGSEVLLDGLKKTLDTMSEFKMIMELRTNVLELWIRDGAKARGIDPSEMQDALRDAINARMLAVLDNKVSKLRLVGSEVSAALGRWKDGITDEHVSIWDEEGYDAALAGGAAPFVQEVVSRLYGRNDAVSKAAHCYKSWYHVIDDVKDVVEQLRRQRWDNDYDEIEDEETIESRQKLLSKDDPQMLQEKLDTTLDRSFKELEDQIQKLWDERAGSARNGKVAMYFLRVLRDIRHQLPQRPSIKTFGLSIVPSLHEKISAAVSSPALDEFSAHGVSQRVVVGRPLWEGEPALPNQPSPELFQFLRSLSLAMSEEGVDLWTKAATSALKKHLSQRLCEMWDAALAEVSSKKDTPKEEPAKDDDDDDDDDEEEKEEDATEKEEDTKDVSKDQASGLTHEQKADLFTQWLFDIALLKRCIGSIEETSSALQDLENKMYEHSKLDDEAARQRLTKSANEFWQRTHLLFGLLA, from the coding sequence ATGGCCGACCTCGACCCTTCCAAGCTCACCTCGACCTCCCAGATCTTCTCGACGAACCACACCCTCCCCCAGATCCGCGCTATTCACAAGAGCCTCCATGTCGCTATCGAAGAGAAGTCTACCCGTCTGCGTACGCAGGTCGGAAGCTCGTACCGCGAACTCCTAGGCACGGCCGACACCATCGTCCACATGCGTGATGACAACGATGTCGTCCAGGAGCTGCTAGGCAAGATGGGTGGTCGTTGCGGGAGAGCTATAATCGGTGCCAAAGCAACAGGGCTTTCCAAGTTTGTGGCGAGGGAGAACAATTCAGAAGCGTCCATTGCTGCGCGACTGCGTCTGCTTGACGCCTGCGTCCTGGTTGTTGGGCGAATACTGAAGGGTGGAGGCGGGTTTGGTGACAACGTCAAGAAGGGAGATAGACTAGTGCTATCAACCAAGGTTCTCGTTCTCAGTCGGCTTTTGATCAAGAATCTTTCGGAAGATGCAACCGACGCGAGCAGTCTTCGTGCTATCGAGACAGCCAAGGCATCCATCAGCAAGCTACGACGAAGACTCCTGAGAAACGTTGAAAAGGTCTTCGAAAGGGCGGGTGATGAGACAGAAAGGGAGGATGTGCAGAAAGCGCTCTGCGCCTATAGCCTGGCAACCAGCTCTGGAGCAAGAGATGTGCTACGGCATTTCCTCCATGTGAGAGGCGAGGCCATGGCGCTTTCATTCCAGGTGGAGGAGAGTAACCGCAAGAGAAGCGCCGACGATGTCATTCAGAGCCTCAAGCTCTACTCCAGGACACTATTGGATGTCCAGGCTCTGGTACCAGGAAGGCTCTCATTGGCCTTGGCTGGGCTCAAGAACAATCCTCTCTTGGCTGATCCCAGTCTGAAGCGACTTGAGGGTCTACGGTTGGACGTCTACGAGCGCTGGTGTGGCGAAGAAATCCAATACTTCACACCTTACATTCGGCACGACGATCTTGATGGCAGCCATGCCCGAGATATGTTATCGGCCTGGTCCGAGAAGGGGTCCGAGGTGTTGCTTGATGGGCTCAAGAAGACCTTGGACACAATGTCGGAGTTCAAGATGATCATGGAACTGCGAACAAATGTTTTGGAACTTTGGATCCGAGATGGCGCAAAGGCACGAGGCATTGACCCGTCCGAGATGCAAGATGCCCTGCGCGATGCCATCAACGCACGCATGTTGGCTGTGCTTGACAACAAGGTCAGCAAGCTCCGTCTAGTCGGGTCTGAGGTTTCTGCAGCTCTGGGACGATGGAAAGACGGCATCACAGATGAGCACGTTAGTATCTGGGACGAGGAAGGTTACGACGCAGCTCTCGCAGGCGGTGCCGCGCCTTTTGTTCAGGAGGTTGTGTCCCGACTCTATGGCCGAAACGACGCCGTATCCAAGGCGGCGCATTGCTACAAGTCATGGTACCATGTGATAGACGACGTCAAGGATGTCGTGGAGCAGCTCAGGAGGCAGCGCTGGGACAATGACTATGACGAGattgaggacgaggagacgATCGAATCCAGGCAGAAGCTGCTCAGCAAAGATGACCCACAGATGCTGcaggagaagctcgacaCAACTCTGGACAGATCattcaaggagctcgaggaccaGATCCAGAAGCTCTGGGACGAACGGGCCGGGTCGGCGCGGAACGGTAAGGTGGCCATGTACTTCCTCCGTGTTCTCAGAGACATCCGCCATCAGCTGCCACAACGCCCGTCGATCAAGACCTTTGGATTGTCCATTGTGCCTTCACTCCATGAAAAGATCTCAGCGGCAGTGTCCTCTCCTGCACTAGATGAGTTCTCTGCCCATGGGGTCTCCCAACGGGTTGTGGTTGGGCGTCCACTCTGGGAAGGGGAGCCGGCCTTGCCTAACCAGCCGTCGCCAGAACTCTTCCAGTTTCTTCGATCGTTGTCGTTGGCCATGTCGGAGGAGGGCGTGGATCTGTGGACCAAGGCCGCCACGTCTGCTCTCAAGAAGCATTTGAGTCAGCGGCTCTGCGAGATGTGGGATGCTGCCCTGGCAGAGGTTTCATCTAAGAAGGACACAcccaaggaggagcctgctaaggacgatgatgatgacgatgacgatgacgaggaagaaaaggaggaagatgcaacggagaaggaggaggatacCAAGGATGTCAGCAAGGATCAAGCATCTGGCCTAACCCACGAGCAAAAGGCAGACCTCTTTACCCAGTGGCTCTTTGACATTGCTCTCCTAAAGCGATGCATTGGCAGTATAGAGGAGACAAGCAGCGCTCTCCAAGATCTTGAGAACAAGATGTACGAACATTCCAAGCTGGACGATGAGGCAGCACGACAGCGGCTCACCAAATCGGCCAACGAATTTTGGCAACGAACCCATTTGTTGTTTGGTCTGCTCGCATAG
- a CDS encoding Non-specific serine/threonine protein kinase yields the protein MAGPQESTTSSGSRKSGGRAVGQFNIGSEIGKGSFAQVYLGWHKETKAAVAIKSVELERLNKKLRENLYGEIQILKTLRHPHIVALHDCLESATHINLVMEYCELGDLSLFIKKREKLATHPATHDMARKYPSAPNSGLHEVVIRHFLKQLTSALEFLRQKNYVHRDVKPQNLLLLPSQAFRDHRGRPVMKASQGSMIPIAGLPSLPMLKLADFGFARVLPSTSLADTLCGSPLYMAPEILRYERYDAKADLWSVGTVLYEMSTGRPPFRARNHVELLRKIEGAEDVIKFPREVTISADLKALIRSLLKRSPVERISFENFFNHPVVTSPIPGLVEDDIPPPEEEEQEPEPESQALKTIHQGQRLSSASRSPRHTGQESPREGVASRSPRDRHPRSPQAGSPGEGRYPRQTPEGHRATGSSPRELAEGLGIRRPVPHHAASAPNQARLQDRVTGRDKVSPPTSLLREARRGRASSNPPISEEEKAAQDVALEREYVVVERRHVEVNALADELAANEKLGDHGSHRSGPLARRYTQQGAPNSTTGAVPTPSSRTALVAQGRHDRRSSYEKALSASPGSASSAISKAIQDASLRLFGFRVSPGRGQKGPSPPLYQAFPAYPTPQTSAGLLGDGKSTHSTDEDGRAAQAIEEFATRSDCVYGFAEVKYKQLVPLAPSADHGLGGLEPEQMVTEEEGLTVEAIVALSEEALVLYVKSLTLLARAMDIASLWWSKKSRGEPGTGLSAATAQTVVQRINAVVQWVRQRFNEVLEKSEVVRLKLMEAQKQLPEDHPSHPSNHGTESIASTTGSTMKQVYLTPGISAEKLMYDRALEMSRAAAIDEVTNENLGGCEISYITAIRMLEAVLDSDEDPQMEKRKLSTGKEADNAVKETNGGELDSDEEAHVRKMIKMITGRLGAVRKKKQMIAEANSHVQHAYQQAPRRRSGDVTPRSVPSHASS from the exons ATGGCGGGCCCACAGGAGTCTACCACCTCCTCGGGGTCCAGGAAGTCGGGCGGACGTGCCGTAGGACAATTCAACATTGGCTCCGAGATTGGCAAAGGCAGCTTTGCCCAGGTGTATCTGGGCTGGCATAAG GAAACCAAGGCCGCCGTCGCCATCAAATCCGTCGAGCTGGAACGGCTAAACAAGAAGCTCAGAGAGAACCTATATGGCGAAATCCAAATCCTCAAGACATTACGCCATCCCCACATCGTCGCCCTCCATGACTGCCTCGAGTCAGCAACACATATCAACCTCGTCATGGAGTATTGCGAGCTTGGCGACTTGTCCCTGTTTATCAAGAAGCGAGAGAAGCTCGCCACCCACCCTGCCACTCATGATATGGCACGCAAGTATCCCAGCGCACCGAATTCCGGTCTTCACGAGGTCGTTATTCGACATTTCCTGAAGCAACTAACCAGTGCTCTCGAGTTCCTGCGTCAAAAGAATTACGTCCATCGCGATGTTAAGCCCCAAaatctgctgctgctgccctcaCAGGCCTTCCGGGATCACAGAGGTCGACCAGTCATGAAGGCCAGCCAAGGCTCAATGATCCCCATCGCTGGCCTCCCGTCCCTTCCCATGCTCAAGCTCGCCGACTTCGGTTTCGCCCGTGTGCTTCCCTCCACTTCCCTAGCCGATACGCTCTGTGGGTCCCCCCTGTACATGGCCCCAGAAATTCTCCGATACGAGCGATATGACGCGAAAGCCGATCTTTGGTCTGTGGGAACGGTACTCTATGAGATGAGCACAGGTCGTCCTCCGTTCCGGGCTAGAAACCATGTCGAATTGTTGAGAAAGATCGAGGGCGCTGAGGATGTCATCAAGTTCCCGAGGGAGGTAACTATCAGTGCTGACCTCAAGGCGCTGATTCGAAGTCTACTCAAGCGAAGTCCAGTCGAGCGCATCAGCTTTGAGAACTTCTTCAACCATCCTGTTGTTACGAGCCCAATTCCCGGTCTGGTGGAGGATGATATTCCCCCacccgaggaagaggaacagGAACCGGAACCGGAATCTCAGGCGTTGAAGACAATCCATCAGGGGCAGAGGCTCTCATCAGCGTCACGCAGCCCACGGCATACCGGGCAAGAATCACCACGTGAGGGTGTGGCATCCAGGTCACCCAGAGACCGTCATCCAAGGTCGCCACAAGCAGGAAGCCCAGGTGAAGGTCGATACCCTCGGCAAACCCCTGAAGGCCACCGGGCGACTGGCAGCTCTCCTCGCGAACTAGCAGAGGGCTTGGGCATCCGTCGCCCTGTGCCTCATCATGCAGCATCGGCACCCAACCAAGCACGCCTCCAGGACCGGGTAACTGGTCGTGATAAGGTCTCGCCACCCACGTCCCTTTTGAGAGAGGCGCGCAGGGGCCGAGCATCGAGCAATCCGCCAATTtcagaggaggaaaaggcagCTCAGGATGTCGCCCTAGAACGAGAATACGTTGTTGTTGAGAGGCGCCACGTCGAGGTCAACGCCCTCGCTGATGAGTTGGCGGCCAACGAGAAGTTGGGTGACCATGGCTCGCATAGATCCGGACCCCTGGCTCGACGATACACGCAGCAGGGAGCACCCAACTCGACGACAGGGGCAGTTCCAACTCCATCTTCACGAACCGCCTTGGTAGCCCAAGGACGGCATGACCGGAGGTCGTCGTATGAAAAAGCTCTCTCCGCTAGTCCAGGATCGGCCTCGAGTGCCATCTCCAAGGCTATCCAGGATGCCAGCCTCCGCCTTTTTGGCTTCAGGGTTTCACCTGGACGAGGCCAGAAGGGGCCATCTCCCCCACTTTACCAGGCGTTCCCGGCATATCCGACTCCGCAAACATCGGCCGGATTGCTCGGTGACGGTAAGAGTACCCACAGTACCGATGAGGATGGACGAGCTGCGCAAGCCATTGAAGAGTTTGCCACGCGAAGCGATTGTGTGTATGGCTTCGCCGAGGTCAAGTATAAGCAGCTCGTCCCTCTAGCGCCGTCGGCAGATCATGGACTGGGCGGTCTTGAGCCTGAGCAGATGGTgacggaagaagaaggcctcaCGGTTGAAGCTATTGTTGCGCTGTCGGAGGAGGCCCTTGTCCTGTATGTGAAGTCGCTCACACTCCTCGCCAGAGCCATGGACATAGCGAGTCTCTGGTGGTCCAAGAAGAGTCGAGGAGAGCCAGGAACGGGGCTATCAGCAGCGACTGCCCAGACGGTTGTGCAGCGTATCAATGCCGTGGTGCAATGGGTTCGACAACGCTTCAACGAGGTGTTGGAGAAGTCGGAGGTTGTCCGCCTGAAGCTCATGGAGGCACAGAAGCAACTGCCTGAGGACCACCCGAGCCACCCATCGAACCACGGAACCGAGTCGATTGCCTCTACTACGGGATCGACGATGAAGCAGGTTTATCTTACACCTGGCATCAGCGCCGAGAAACTTATGTACGATCGGGCACTTGAGATGAGCCGTGCGGCAGCGATTGATGAAGTCACCAACGAGAATCTCGGCGGCTGTGAGATTTCCTACATCACTGCGATCCGCATGCTCGAGGCGGTACTGGACAGTGATGAGGATCCTcagatggagaagaggaagctgtCTACGGGCAAGGAAGCCGACAATGCTGTCAAGGAAACGAACGGCGGTGAACTTGAcagtgacgaggaggctcaTGTTCGAAAGA TGATCAAGATGATCACTGGACGGCTCGGCGCTGTTCgtaagaagaagcagatgaTTGCAGAGGCCAACAGCCATGTTCAACATGCCTACCAGCAGGCACCACGCCGACGAAGCGGCGATGTGACACCACGCAGCGTTCCTTCACATGCATCCTCGTGA
- a CDS encoding Ornithine aminotransferase: MSQTNGNVSRFHASSTEKAIAIEEEYAAHNYHPLPVVFSRAEGINVWDPEGRHYYDFLSAYSAVNQGHCHPELVKALADQASRLTLSSRAFYNDVFPKWAEKVRDVFGYDMVLPMCTGAEAVETAIKIARKWAYKVKGVPQEKAWIFGASDNFHGRTMTAITLSVDPESKANYGPYVPNIGAFNPSTGKPIRYNNIADLEEVLEAHGKETAAFICEPIQGEAGVVVPDEGYLEQVQALCTKHNVLFICDEIQTGIGRTGRMLCSQWANIKPDLVTLGKAISGGLYPVSCVLSSKEIMLVVEPGTHGSTYGGNPLGCAVSIRALEIMEEEDLTAKAEKLGQIFRDGLKALNTPILKIIRGKGLLNAVVIDEEAANGRTAWDLCLLLKSKGLLAKPTHGDIIRFAPPLVITEEELRKGLDIITEAIKELPTVEKAAGH; the protein is encoded by the exons ATGTCTCAGACCAACGGCAACGTCTCTCGTTTCCACGCCTCTTCCACCGAGAAGGCCATTGCCATTGAGGAGGAGTACGCCGCCCACAACTACCACCCTCTCCCCGTCGTCTTCTCCCGCGCCGAGGGCATCAACGTCTGGGACCCCGAGGGCCGCCACTACTATGACTTCCTGTCCGCCTACAGTGCCGTCAACCAGGGTCACTGCCACCCcgagctcgtcaaggccCTCGCCGACCAGGCCAGCCGTCTGACCCTCAGCTCGCGCGCCTTCTACAACGATGTCTTCCCCAAGTGGGCCGAGAAGGTCCGCGACGTCTTTGGCTACGACATGGTCCTGCCCATGTGCACTGGTGCTGAGGCTGTCGAGACCGCCATCAAGATTGCCCGCAAGTGGGCTtacaaggtcaagggcgtTCCTCAGGAGAAGGCCTGGATCTTTGGTGCTTCCGACAACTTCCACGGCCGAACC ATGACCGCCATTACTCTCTCCGTCGACCCCGAGTCCAAGGCCAACTACGGCCCCTATGTCCCCAACATTGGCGCTTTCAACCCCTCCACCGGCAAGCCCATCCGATACAACAACATTGCCGATCTCgaggaggttcttgaggCCCACGGCAAGGAGACCGCCGCTTTCATCTGCGAGCCCATCCAGGGTGaggctggtgttgttgtcCCTGACGAGGGTTACCTCGAGCAGGTCCAGGCTCTCTGCACCAAGCACAAcgtcctcttcatctgcgACGAGATCCAGACCGGTATCGGCCGAACTGGCCGCATGCTCTGCTCCCAGTGGGCCAACATCAAGCCCGACCTCGTCACCCTCGGCAAGGCCATCTCTGGCGGTCTCTACCCCGTGAGCTGCGTCCTCAGCAGCAAGGAGATCATGCTCGTCGTCGAGCCCGGCACCCACGGCTCCACCTACGGAGGCAACCCCCTGGGCTGCGCCGTGTCCATCCGCGCCCTCGAgatcatggaggaggaggacctcactgccaaggctgagaagcTTGGTCAGATCTTCCGTGACGGCCTCAAGGCCCTCAACACCCCCATCCTCAAGATTATCCGAGGAAAGGGTCTCCTGAACGCTGTTGTcattgacgaggaggctgctAATGGCCGAACTGCCTGGGACCTCTGCCTGCTCCTCAAGAGCAAGGGTCTTCTTGCCAAGCCTACTCACGGCGACATCATCCGCTTCGCCCCTCCTCTGGTcatcaccgaggaggagctccgCAAGGGtctcgacatcatcaccgaGGCTATCAAGGAGCTTCCCACCGTCGAGAAGGCCGCTGGTCACTAA